One genomic region from Melioribacteraceae bacterium encodes:
- a CDS encoding HNH endonuclease — protein sequence MPLLYYWRGDNYRRDLDFGASYHLNQSNKLLHEIEIGDSLWAFTKTNNGKYVLASELVITAKTYNPSNYRYGRYRVWGDLERSKYFKVIVQPNFENILRNFSITINAKLLGQSFQGHAALRKISYQDNLILKEYSKLLPIEERARLLPEERLEALIYSKNPEAIYKLFKEVPHGIAEKRIEYLYTKSPRRNAEFVVHLNELYKGKCQICSWDPIKHYGRNICQVHHLQWLSRGGEDNIKNLVLLCPNHHSAVHRLDAVFDFSSYSFNFYSRTEALSLNLHL from the coding sequence ATGCCGTTATTATATTATTGGCGAGGTGACAATTATAGGCGAGATTTAGATTTCGGTGCAAGCTATCATTTAAACCAATCAAATAAACTACTTCACGAAATCGAAATTGGAGATAGCCTGTGGGCATTTACTAAAACCAACAATGGTAAATATGTTTTAGCGTCAGAATTAGTTATTACAGCAAAAACATATAATCCTTCGAATTATCGATATGGTAGATATAGAGTTTGGGGTGATTTAGAAAGATCTAAATATTTTAAAGTTATTGTCCAGCCTAATTTTGAGAACATTTTAAGAAATTTCTCGATTACAATTAATGCAAAACTGCTTGGACAATCTTTTCAGGGTCATGCTGCTCTAAGAAAAATATCTTATCAAGACAATCTAATTTTAAAAGAATATTCAAAACTTTTACCAATTGAAGAAAGAGCTAGACTTTTACCAGAAGAGAGACTTGAAGCGTTGATATATTCAAAAAATCCAGAGGCTATATATAAATTGTTTAAGGAGGTTCCACACGGTATAGCTGAAAAAAGAATTGAATATCTTTACACTAAATCACCAAGAAGAAATGCTGAATTCGTTGTCCATCTTAACGAGCTTTATAAGGGAAAATGCCAAATATGTTCTTGGGACCCGATAAAACACTATGGCAGAAATATTTGCCAAGTCCATCATTTGCAATGGTTAAGTCGGGGCGGAGAAGACAATATTAAAAACTTAGTACTATTATGCCCCAACCATCATTCGGCCGTACATAGGTTAGATGCTGTTTTTGATTTCTCAAGTTATTCATTTAATTTTTATTCGAGAACAGAAGCCTTGTCACTAAATCTTCATTTATAG
- a CDS encoding serine hydrolase — protein sequence MTKSLFSFLLPLFLINSCVTETDTDGPSFKSYNWEISNPTNENLNEGLISEGFSEASNTGYIYSMVIIRNGRLAAEKYFKERTPSSYQTIRSVSKSFLSAFFGIAVQKGILSLDRKLVDYFPEYKQNIIDPRINNVTVDHLIKMRAGFKGDQEFYFTFTNSSDWVKTILSSQLSFDPGSRMQYSTAGTHLLSALLARGCGKSTFDFAKENFFDPCGFDARNWPKDPQGNYFGGNNIYLTTRDMAVLGLIYLNSGKLDGKQIVPVDWVSNSLVTYSGSSTIPWGNLNKVGYGYLWWLGEVNGLKVFTGIGHGGQFVLCVPSLNMIVAVQSYPDSDWATADVQERGVLNIIANYILPAAL from the coding sequence ATGACAAAAAGCTTATTCTCCTTTTTACTCCCGCTCTTTCTGATCAACTCCTGTGTAACGGAAACAGACACGGACGGCCCGTCCTTTAAGAGTTATAACTGGGAAATCTCCAATCCTACGAACGAAAATCTGAACGAAGGGCTCATATCAGAGGGATTCAGCGAAGCATCAAATACCGGGTATATCTATTCAATGGTTATAATCCGGAACGGCCGCCTCGCCGCTGAAAAATATTTTAAAGAGAGAACCCCCTCCAGCTATCAGACGATCCGGTCCGTCTCGAAGAGTTTTCTCTCCGCGTTTTTCGGAATTGCCGTTCAGAAAGGAATCTTAAGTCTCGACAGAAAGCTGGTCGATTATTTCCCCGAATACAAACAAAACATAATCGATCCCCGCATTAATAATGTTACGGTTGATCATCTAATTAAAATGAGAGCCGGCTTCAAAGGCGATCAGGAATTTTATTTCACATTTACAAACAGCAGCGACTGGGTTAAAACAATTCTTAGCTCGCAGTTAAGTTTCGATCCCGGGTCGCGGATGCAGTATTCAACAGCAGGAACACATCTGTTATCCGCACTGCTTGCGAGAGGATGCGGCAAAAGTACATTCGATTTTGCAAAAGAGAATTTCTTCGATCCGTGCGGATTCGATGCCCGCAACTGGCCGAAGGATCCGCAGGGAAATTATTTCGGCGGTAATAATATCTATCTTACAACGCGGGACATGGCCGTTCTCGGGTTGATTTATTTAAACAGCGGAAAGCTCGACGGCAAACAGATTGTACCCGTTGATTGGGTAAGTAATTCTCTTGTTACTTATTCCGGCTCTTCAACAATTCCCTGGGGTAATCTTAATAAGGTTGGCTACGGTTATTTATGGTGGCTCGGTGAAGTGAATGGCTTAAAAGTCTTTACGGGGATAGGACACGGCGGACAGTTTGTTCTATGCGTTCCGTCGCTTAATATGATTGTTGCAGTGCAGTCCTATCCGGATAGCGACTGGGCTACGGCCGATGTTCAGGAGAGAGGCGTTCTCAATATAATTGCAAATTACATATTGCCTGCCGCGTTATAA
- a CDS encoding tryptophan-rich sensory protein produces the protein MLRSNIVKLILSLIIPLSVGAVAGMFTSQAVPTWYASLNRPSFSPPNWVFGPVWTSLYILLGISFFLIWKESPSQQRNRAIIVFASQMLLNFAWSFIFFYFNMIGIALLEIILLWVNIAVMISLFYKLKPLAAYLNIPYLLWVSFATILNAGYYFLN, from the coding sequence ATGTTAAGATCAAATATTGTTAAGCTTATTCTCTCTTTAATAATTCCCTTATCTGTGGGAGCTGTTGCCGGAATGTTTACTTCTCAGGCTGTTCCAACCTGGTATGCATCATTAAACAGACCCTCGTTCAGTCCTCCCAATTGGGTGTTCGGTCCCGTGTGGACATCCTTATACATTCTTTTAGGCATTTCATTTTTTCTTATTTGGAAAGAAAGCCCTTCTCAGCAAAGAAACCGGGCAATTATAGTCTTTGCATCTCAAATGTTATTGAACTTTGCGTGGAGTTTTATCTTCTTCTATTTTAATATGATTGGCATTGCACTTTTAGAGATTATTCTTTTATGGGTTAACATAGCGGTCATGATTTCTCTGTTCTATAAATTAAAGCCGCTTGCTGCTTATTTGAATATTCCATACTTGCTATGGGTTAGCTTTGCAACGATTCTAAATGCCGGTTATTATTTCTTGAATTAA
- a CDS encoding pirin family protein gives MYNKIISNIQPLGFTWQTNNPFLFCVHHLDNFPPGNDLLGPNASLEGRNLGQDFTLKDGWRMYHGETIPGFPAHPHRGFETVTIVLQGFVDHSDSHGAAGRYGNGDVQWMTAGSGLQHSEMFPLLNKTENNPCELFQIWLNLPQSSKFCKPYFKMLWNEDIPFYKEQDPKGKSIEVRIIAGGIKDVIAPRPAPDSWAADEKNEVAIWLIKLEENAEWSLPPASFGINRSLYFYKGYSLEIAGINLESYHSVDLLADQNVLIKNGGTEAYILLLQGKAIDEPVVQYGPFVMNSREEIQQAFDDFRKTQFGGWPWKRSDNVHPKEKGRFAKYADGTEEIK, from the coding sequence ATGTACAATAAGATTATCTCAAACATTCAACCTCTTGGCTTTACCTGGCAAACCAATAATCCGTTTTTATTCTGCGTGCATCATCTTGACAATTTTCCTCCCGGCAACGATCTACTTGGACCAAATGCGTCGTTAGAAGGAAGAAACCTTGGACAGGATTTTACTTTGAAAGATGGGTGGAGAATGTATCACGGCGAAACAATACCCGGCTTTCCCGCGCATCCTCATAGAGGTTTCGAAACGGTTACAATAGTACTTCAAGGATTTGTAGATCATTCTGATTCCCATGGTGCCGCGGGCAGATATGGCAACGGAGATGTTCAGTGGATGACGGCCGGTTCCGGTCTTCAGCATTCCGAAATGTTTCCTCTTCTAAATAAAACCGAAAATAATCCATGCGAACTTTTTCAGATATGGCTCAATCTTCCCCAATCCAGTAAGTTTTGTAAACCGTATTTTAAAATGTTGTGGAATGAAGATATTCCGTTTTATAAGGAACAGGACCCTAAAGGAAAATCGATTGAAGTAAGGATTATTGCAGGGGGGATTAAAGATGTAATTGCTCCCCGGCCGGCACCAGATTCCTGGGCGGCAGATGAGAAAAATGAAGTTGCTATTTGGCTTATCAAACTTGAGGAAAATGCCGAGTGGTCATTGCCCCCCGCATCTTTTGGAATTAACAGGTCGCTATATTTTTATAAAGGCTACTCGCTGGAAATTGCCGGAATAAATCTTGAATCTTATCATTCGGTTGATTTGCTTGCCGATCAAAATGTATTGATTAAAAACGGCGGAACAGAGGCTTACATACTTCTGCTTCAGGGCAAAGCTATTGATGAACCGGTCGTTCAGTACGGTCCTTTTGTAATGAATAGCAGAGAAGAGATACAGCAGGCATTCGATGATTTTCGGAAGACTCAATTTGGCGGGTGGCCCTGGAAAAGATCTGATAATGTCCATCCAAAAGAAAAAGGTAGATTTGCAAAATATGCCGATGGTACAGAAGAAATAAAATAA
- a CDS encoding CIA30 family protein has protein sequence MIILLNMFSVLMLTISAQSDSETLLNSSIMKSNEKWRIVNDGVMGGLSSSKAGVTDEGKIIFNGSVSLDNNGGFASLRSPIKNYNFVEYTGIEIRIKGDGKIYSVSMKETSYFTGSFYTANFQTVKEEWITLKIPFDSFSLYYFGREIFSDSKIPLDKIKEISILIGEKQEGAFYSEIDFIKLY, from the coding sequence ATGATCATTTTATTAAATATGTTTTCGGTATTGATGTTGACCATTTCCGCTCAATCCGATTCTGAAACACTTCTGAATTCTTCCATTATGAAAAGCAATGAAAAATGGCGAATTGTTAACGACGGCGTAATGGGAGGATTAAGTTCTTCAAAAGCTGGAGTTACAGATGAAGGAAAAATTATTTTTAACGGAAGCGTCTCTCTTGATAATAACGGCGGATTCGCCTCTTTGAGAAGCCCCATTAAAAATTACAATTTTGTTGAATACACCGGAATTGAAATACGAATTAAAGGAGATGGTAAGATTTATAGCGTGTCCATGAAAGAAACATCATATTTTACCGGCTCTTTTTATACTGCAAATTTCCAAACCGTAAAAGAGGAGTGGATCACCTTGAAAATCCCTTTTGATAGTTTTTCGCTTTATTATTTTGGAAGAGAAATTTTTTCTGATTCGAAAATTCCTTTAGATAAGATAAAAGAAATCTCAATCCTAATAGGAGAGAAACAGGAAGGTGCCTTTTATTCAGAAATCGATTTTATAAAACTTTATTGA
- a CDS encoding SDR family oxidoreductase — protein MKILLTGATGYIGKRLLPSLIEKGHEVICCVRDKNRFPAEGIFAGKSVKLYEVDFLKPVPLPDEYRDIDAAYYLIHSMSSGISDFEKLEAASAENFTNMISATSAKQIIYLSGITNENKLSRHLSSRKNVESILKQGVIPVTTIKAGIIVGSGSASFEIIRDLVEKLPVMIAPKWLKTKHQPVAIRNVIESLTGVLLNEKTFGEDFDIGGPDILSYKEMLLQFAEVRGLKRIIFSVPVMTPRLSSYWLYFVTATSYKLAVNLVNSMKIEIIAKDDSLVKMLNLNMISYKDAIKLAFQKIEGNSVISSWKDSLVSSSGETSLLGHINVPEHGCFIDKREVEIAGSTETVLNNIWSIGGDRGWYYGNWLWGLRGFIDKIFGGVGLRRGRTNAFAINPGDTLDFWRVLDADKKSKRLLLYAEMKLPGEAWLEFRIFNRNDKNYLRQTATFRPKGLLGRLYWYSVLPFHYFVFDGMARNLTSYRGYKTE, from the coding sequence ATGAAGATTTTACTAACCGGCGCAACCGGATATATTGGAAAACGGCTTCTCCCGTCTCTTATTGAGAAGGGACATGAAGTTATCTGCTGTGTAAGGGATAAAAACAGATTCCCTGCCGAGGGCATATTTGCGGGTAAATCCGTTAAACTGTATGAGGTTGATTTCCTGAAACCGGTCCCGCTTCCCGATGAATATAGGGACATTGATGCGGCATATTACCTGATTCATTCGATGAGCTCCGGAATAAGTGATTTTGAAAAACTTGAAGCCGCATCAGCTGAAAATTTTACGAATATGATAAGCGCAACTTCCGCAAAACAGATTATCTACTTAAGCGGAATTACAAACGAAAATAAATTATCGCGTCATTTAAGCTCAAGAAAAAATGTTGAGTCGATTTTAAAACAAGGCGTCATTCCCGTAACAACTATAAAAGCCGGAATTATAGTAGGGAGCGGAAGCGCTTCATTCGAAATAATTAGAGACCTTGTTGAAAAACTTCCGGTTATGATCGCGCCTAAATGGCTTAAGACAAAACATCAGCCCGTTGCAATCCGAAACGTGATTGAATCCCTTACCGGGGTTTTACTCAATGAAAAAACATTCGGTGAAGATTTCGATATCGGAGGTCCGGACATCCTTTCCTACAAAGAGATGCTTCTTCAATTTGCCGAAGTAAGGGGGCTTAAAAGAATAATTTTCTCCGTTCCGGTTATGACACCGCGGCTCTCTTCATACTGGCTCTACTTTGTAACAGCAACATCATACAAGCTTGCAGTCAATCTTGTTAACAGCATGAAAATTGAAATTATTGCAAAGGACGATTCCCTGGTAAAAATGTTGAACCTGAATATGATTTCTTATAAAGATGCAATTAAACTTGCTTTTCAAAAAATTGAGGGGAATTCGGTTATATCGAGCTGGAAGGATTCACTGGTTTCAAGTTCCGGGGAAACATCGCTGCTCGGACACATTAACGTTCCGGAACACGGATGCTTTATTGATAAAAGAGAGGTTGAAATAGCCGGGAGTACCGAAACCGTTCTTAATAATATCTGGTCCATCGGAGGGGATCGGGGCTGGTATTACGGCAACTGGCTCTGGGGGCTGCGCGGTTTTATCGATAAAATTTTCGGGGGTGTAGGATTAAGAAGGGGAAGAACAAATGCTTTCGCAATTAATCCCGGCGATACTCTCGATTTCTGGCGCGTCCTCGATGCGGATAAAAAAAGCAAGCGGCTTCTACTCTATGCCGAAATGAAATTGCCGGGCGAGGCATGGCTAGAGTTTAGAATATTCAATCGGAATGATAAAAACTATCTTCGTCAAACCGCAACCTTCCGCCCGAAAGGTTTACTTGGAAGATTGTATTGGTATTCTGTTCTGCCGTTTCATTATTTCGTGTTTGATGGAATGGCAAGAAATTTAACCAGTTACAGGGGATATAAAACAGAATGA
- a CDS encoding AbgT family transporter has protein sequence MESFLGKIEKVGNKLPNPTTLFALFAFGVIILSWIVSQFDFSVTLPGSNREIRPVSLLSVEGLHRIITSLITNFTSFAPLGTVLVSLLGIAVAEHSGLIGTSLRLIVIKAPKKLLTFVVVFAGIMSNTASEIGYVLLVPLSAMIFLAVGRHPIAGLAAAFAGVSGGYSANLLLGTIDPLLAGLTQEAAHIIDKSYEVNAAANYYFLFVSTFFIAAVGTWITEKIIIPRLGEYKGNVKAEEIKPLSADEKKGLIYASVAVTVFMAIILFGIIPENGFLRDPETGSILKSPFLSGIVAFIFLGGVVAGLAYGIGAKTIKSDNDVVKGMSKSMETLGSYIVLVFFAAQFVAFFNWTNLGQILAVEGAMALKASGLGPIPLMILFIIITAFLNLFIGSASAKWAIMAPIFVPMFMLLGYSPELVQAAYRVGDSVTNIIAPMMSYFALIIAFINKYDEKAGIGTLIATMLPYTISFFIVWTLLFVVWFAFGLPLGPGAELFLQ, from the coding sequence ATGGAATCTTTTTTAGGTAAGATAGAAAAGGTTGGGAACAAACTTCCTAATCCGACCACCCTTTTTGCACTCTTTGCTTTCGGTGTAATTATTCTCTCGTGGATCGTATCTCAGTTCGACTTTTCTGTAACCCTGCCCGGTTCTAACAGAGAGATCCGTCCGGTAAGTCTCCTTTCCGTTGAAGGATTGCATAGAATAATTACAAGCCTGATAACTAACTTCACATCATTCGCTCCGCTGGGAACCGTCCTCGTTTCCCTCCTCGGAATTGCGGTTGCTGAACATAGCGGACTGATCGGAACGTCTCTCCGGCTTATCGTAATAAAAGCGCCAAAGAAACTTTTAACATTCGTTGTAGTCTTTGCCGGCATTATGTCTAACACTGCGAGTGAAATTGGTTATGTTCTTCTTGTACCGCTCTCTGCAATGATCTTTCTTGCTGTCGGAAGACACCCAATTGCCGGGCTGGCAGCGGCGTTTGCCGGTGTATCCGGCGGCTACAGCGCAAACCTTCTGCTTGGAACAATCGATCCGCTCCTTGCCGGACTTACCCAGGAGGCGGCACATATTATCGATAAATCCTACGAAGTAAACGCGGCGGCGAACTATTATTTCCTTTTTGTATCTACCTTTTTTATTGCAGCCGTTGGAACCTGGATAACCGAAAAAATTATTATTCCCCGGCTGGGAGAATACAAGGGGAATGTTAAAGCGGAGGAAATTAAACCGTTATCGGCCGATGAGAAAAAAGGTTTGATCTATGCATCGGTTGCTGTTACGGTTTTTATGGCCATTATTCTGTTTGGAATAATTCCGGAGAACGGATTCCTGCGCGATCCCGAAACCGGTAGCATTTTGAAATCCCCTTTCTTAAGCGGCATTGTCGCATTCATATTTCTCGGCGGAGTTGTTGCCGGACTCGCTTACGGAATAGGTGCAAAAACGATTAAGTCCGATAACGATGTAGTTAAGGGAATGAGCAAATCGATGGAGACTCTCGGCTCATATATAGTGCTTGTTTTCTTTGCCGCTCAGTTCGTTGCGTTTTTCAATTGGACTAATCTCGGTCAGATTCTGGCAGTTGAAGGAGCGATGGCTTTAAAAGCTTCGGGTCTCGGTCCGATTCCTCTTATGATTTTGTTTATAATCATTACAGCGTTCTTAAATCTTTTTATAGGAAGCGCTTCGGCTAAATGGGCAATAATGGCCCCCATCTTTGTACCGATGTTTATGCTTCTCGGTTATTCGCCGGAGCTTGTTCAGGCGGCTTACCGCGTGGGCGACAGCGTTACAAATATAATCGCACCGATGATGTCATACTTCGCGCTGATTATTGCGTTCATTAATAAGTACGATGAAAAAGCGGGTATTGGAACTCTTATAGCAACTATGCTTCCGTATACAATTTCATTTTTTATAGTGTGGACTCTATTGTTTGTTGTCTGGTTTGCTTTCGGATTACCGCTCGGTCCGGGCGCCGAATTGTTCTTACAATAG
- a CDS encoding ion transporter: MTREKIKQLCESTGFQNFIIGLIIFNSITIGFETSENIMSSFGSTLLLIDKIILAVFVVEIVLKLYAYGFSFFRNGWNIFDFSIVAVALLPASGSLAVLRSLRIFRSLRLIKNVPKLRFIVESLFHSLPSLLWIFVLLALVFYVFAVIGTKLFSSEFPTWFGTLGASMFTLFQIMTLEGWAEISRDIMSVYPLANIYFILFILLASYTTLNIFIAIVVNTMSEVQQKVASEKVDKIETIIQDENEELRNDIKLLKEQIIRMEEKLTKRTN; this comes from the coding sequence ATGACAAGGGAAAAAATCAAACAGTTGTGCGAAAGCACCGGATTTCAGAATTTCATTATTGGTCTGATAATCTTCAATTCCATTACAATCGGTTTTGAAACCTCTGAAAATATTATGTCTTCCTTCGGCAGCACACTGCTGCTTATCGACAAAATAATTCTGGCGGTGTTTGTTGTTGAGATAGTTTTAAAACTTTATGCGTACGGCTTTTCTTTTTTCCGGAACGGATGGAATATTTTTGATTTTTCAATTGTTGCCGTTGCGCTTCTGCCGGCCTCCGGCTCGCTCGCAGTTCTAAGGTCGTTAAGAATATTCAGGTCGCTTCGTTTAATAAAAAATGTTCCTAAACTCAGGTTTATTGTTGAGTCCCTGTTTCATTCGCTTCCAAGTTTATTATGGATTTTTGTTCTGCTTGCGCTGGTGTTTTATGTTTTTGCTGTAATTGGTACAAAGCTGTTCAGTTCAGAATTTCCTACGTGGTTCGGAACGCTGGGAGCTTCAATGTTTACACTTTTTCAAATTATGACTCTGGAAGGATGGGCTGAAATATCAAGGGATATAATGAGCGTTTACCCGCTCGCAAATATTTATTTCATACTCTTTATACTTCTAGCCTCCTACACAACGCTTAATATTTTTATCGCAATTGTTGTTAATACGATGAGTGAAGTTCAGCAGAAAGTAGCAAGTGAAAAGGTTGATAAGATAGAAACAATTATTCAGGACGAAAACGAGGAGTTGAGAAACGACATAAAGCTGTTAAAGGAACAGATTATCAGAATGGAAGAAAAGCTAACAAAAAGAACCAATTGA
- a CDS encoding SDR family NAD(P)-dependent oxidoreductase — MKDKVIIITGSNGGIGKEAAGELAKLGARIYMAGRSVNSLNEAKDEIVRETENESVFVEELDLASPESIRKFAETFKKNESKLDVLINNAGLWSGDKVLSGFKEEMTFSVNVLGHQLLTKLLVDLLKKGSPSRIINVASHFAGGLDADDVSYDRRNYNATSAYKQSKQANRMLTREWARILENDNVRVYSMTPGFIPTTDLFRNQGFIGKILLKIVGWIEGKTIQQGADTIVWLTSAENINGSNGGFFKERKEEVCAFNHSAREKELWDKCEQIIARIK; from the coding sequence ATGAAGGATAAGGTTATCATAATTACAGGTTCCAACGGAGGAATCGGTAAAGAAGCGGCCGGAGAACTAGCAAAGCTCGGCGCAAGAATCTATATGGCAGGCCGCTCTGTAAATTCTTTAAATGAAGCAAAAGATGAAATTGTTAGAGAAACCGAAAACGAAAGTGTATTTGTTGAAGAACTTGATCTCGCCTCTCCCGAATCTATTCGAAAATTTGCTGAAACGTTCAAAAAGAATGAATCAAAGCTCGATGTATTAATAAACAATGCCGGTTTGTGGAGCGGGGATAAAGTATTAAGCGGATTCAAAGAGGAAATGACTTTTTCTGTAAATGTATTGGGCCATCAGCTCCTCACAAAACTTTTAGTTGATCTTCTTAAGAAAGGCTCGCCGTCAAGAATTATTAATGTTGCTTCGCATTTTGCAGGCGGACTGGATGCTGACGATGTTAGTTATGATAGAAGAAATTACAATGCAACTTCAGCATACAAACAGTCCAAACAGGCCAACAGAATGCTGACGCGCGAATGGGCCCGGATACTGGAGAATGATAATGTCCGGGTTTACTCTATGACACCCGGTTTTATACCAACCACCGACCTTTTCAGGAATCAGGGTTTTATCGGAAAGATTCTTCTTAAAATTGTCGGCTGGATTGAAGGAAAAACAATCCAGCAGGGAGCAGACACTATTGTATGGCTTACCTCGGCAGAGAACATAAACGGCAGCAACGGCGGATTCTTTAAGGAAAGAAAAGAGGAAGTCTGTGCCTTCAATCATTCCGCAAGAGAAAAAGAACTCTGGGATAAGTGCGAACAAATAATCGCCCGGATTAAATAA
- a CDS encoding calcium/sodium antiporter — MLTYILFVVGFFILIKGADLLVDGSSSIARKLNISNIVIGLTIVAFGTSAPEFIVNIFASINGNTEIAIGNVLGSNIANILLILGIAAIIYPISAKKNTVLKEIPFSLLAALIVAVTANDIIIDGNSSSVITRIDGLVFLGFFLIFLYYTLSITKSDDDINEKPIKDLSFMRAGLYILIGLTGLVFGGKWIVEGAVTIAESFNISQSIVGLTVVAVGTSLPELATSAVAAYKKQSDIAIGNVVGSNIFNVFWILGASSIIKPLPFNTDSNADILVNILASVILFFAMYVGKKHVLERWQGVLLVLLYLGYLAFLITNR, encoded by the coding sequence ATGTTAACATATATTCTTTTTGTTGTGGGCTTTTTCATTTTGATTAAAGGAGCGGATCTTCTAGTTGACGGCTCCTCTTCAATTGCGAGGAAGCTGAATATATCCAATATCGTAATCGGGTTGACTATAGTTGCTTTCGGCACGTCGGCCCCGGAATTTATTGTCAATATCTTCGCTTCCATAAACGGCAATACCGAGATTGCTATTGGCAATGTTCTTGGAAGCAATATCGCAAACATACTTTTGATACTCGGTATTGCGGCAATAATATATCCGATTTCAGCCAAGAAGAATACTGTTCTAAAAGAAATTCCATTCAGCCTGCTTGCCGCGCTAATAGTAGCAGTTACTGCCAACGATATAATAATAGACGGTAATTCCAGCTCTGTAATAACTAGAATAGACGGACTTGTTTTTCTCGGATTCTTCCTGATATTTCTTTATTACACGCTCAGTATAACAAAATCAGATGATGATATAAACGAAAAGCCGATTAAAGATTTGAGTTTTATGAGAGCAGGACTATATATTTTAATTGGATTAACCGGGCTGGTCTTCGGTGGTAAATGGATTGTAGAGGGCGCTGTTACTATTGCCGAATCGTTTAATATCAGCCAGTCCATTGTCGGTCTAACGGTCGTTGCGGTTGGTACTTCACTCCCCGAGTTGGCAACTTCGGCGGTTGCTGCATACAAGAAACAATCAGACATTGCCATCGGTAATGTAGTCGGTTCAAATATATTTAACGTCTTCTGGATTCTCGGGGCCAGTTCAATTATAAAACCCTTACCCTTCAATACAGATTCCAACGCGGACATTCTGGTAAATATTCTTGCGAGCGTAATACTCTTCTTTGCGATGTACGTCGGTAAAAAGCATGTCCTCGAAAGATGGCAGGGAGTTTTGCTTGTACTTCTCTACCTTGGATATCTGGCATTTCTGATAACGAACAGATAG
- a CDS encoding NAD(P)H-binding protein, with translation MMQTILGGGGGAGTELAGQLIKYTDRIRIVNRNPKKVNASDQVIKADLSDPNNLDEVVKGSEVVYVTIGFEYKTSVWKEKWPKFMRSLIESCRKHGSRIVFVDNIYMYDPEYLSDMTEETPVKPVSQKGKVRAEIASMLINSVERGEVSALIARSADFYGPGVAGSYLTQTVLNNLIKDKNPQWLGKTDVIHNFAYSRDIGISLAILGNTPDAFNQIWHLPAAEEKMTSRQWIELMMKAMNKEKKINSIPTFMMGPIGLFIPVLKELKDVSYQLDNDYFLNSGKFNGRFNFKPTDPETGIREMVSKGISNEK, from the coding sequence ATGATGCAGACAATACTTGGCGGCGGAGGCGGCGCCGGAACTGAACTGGCCGGACAATTAATCAAATACACAGACCGTATCCGTATAGTTAACAGAAATCCGAAGAAGGTAAACGCAAGCGATCAGGTTATAAAAGCCGATTTATCGGATCCGAATAATCTTGATGAGGTTGTAAAAGGTTCGGAGGTTGTCTATGTTACAATCGGATTTGAATATAAAACCTCCGTCTGGAAAGAGAAATGGCCAAAGTTCATGAGGTCTCTTATCGAATCCTGCAGAAAACACGGATCCAGAATAGTCTTTGTTGATAATATTTATATGTACGATCCGGAATACCTTTCCGATATGACTGAAGAAACACCCGTAAAACCGGTTAGCCAAAAGGGGAAAGTCCGTGCGGAAATCGCTTCAATGCTTATCAATTCGGTTGAGAGGGGGGAAGTAAGCGCGCTGATTGCGCGGAGTGCGGATTTCTACGGACCGGGGGTTGCCGGAAGCTATCTTACACAAACGGTTTTGAACAATCTGATTAAAGATAAAAATCCGCAATGGCTCGGAAAGACAGATGTAATTCATAATTTTGCATACAGCCGCGATATCGGTATATCCCTTGCAATTCTGGGCAACACACCCGACGCATTCAACCAGATATGGCATTTGCCGGCAGCAGAGGAGAAAATGACTTCTCGTCAATGGATTGAGTTGATGATGAAAGCGATGAATAAAGAGAAAAAGATAAATTCTATTCCGACTTTTATGATGGGACCGATCGGTTTGTTTATTCCTGTACTCAAGGAATTAAAAGATGTTTCATACCAGCTTGATAACGATTACTTTTTAAACAGCGGCAAATTTAACGGGCGTTTCAATTTTAAGCCTACGGATCCGGAAACGGGGATACGGGAAATGGTTTCAAAAGGAATTTCAAATGAAAAATAA